In Roseicyclus marinus, the genomic window GCGCGCCTCGCTCACCGCGGGCGTCATCTCGGTCGCGATCGCGGTCCTGATCGGCGTGCCCTTGGGCGTCATCTCGGGCTATCTGCGCGGCTGGACCGATGCCGCCATTTCCCGCGTGACCGAGGCGTTGCTCGCCGCGCCCTTCCTGATCCTCGCCATCGCGCTGGCGGCGTTCCTCGGGCCGTCGCTGACGAATGCGATGATCGCCATCGGGCTTTCCGCCGTGCCGATCTTCATCCGGCTTGCGCGCGGCCAGACCATGGCCGTGATGACCGAGGATTACGTCGAAAGCGCGCGCGCCGTGGGCCTGTCGCATCTGGCGCTGATCACGCGCTACATCCTGCCCAACATCTTTCCCCCGATCCTCGTGCAATCGACGCTGACCATCGCCACCGCGATCATCGCCGAGGCCTCGCTGTCCTTTCTCGGTCTCGGCCAGCAGCCGCCCGCCCCTAGCTGGGGCTCGATGCTGAACGTGGCCAAGAATTTCCTCGAACAGGCGCCCTGGATGGCGCTTTACCCCGGTGCAGCGATTTTCCTCGTGGTGCTGGGATTCAACCTGCTTGGCGACGGGTTGCGCGATGCGCTCGACCCGCGTGACCACTGATCACAAAGAGAGACGGACCCGATCATGACTTTCACCACCCGCCCCGAGATCACCGGCACCTTCGGGGTTGCCACCTCGACCCACTGGATCGCCTCCGCCGTGGGGATGAAGATCCTCGAACAGGGCGGCAATGCCTTCGATGCCGCCGCCGCGATGGGCTTTGTCCTCAACGTGGTGGAACCGCATCTGAACGGCCCGCTGGGCGACATGCCCCTGATGATCCGCACCGCAGGGGCCGATGCCCCGCGCATGATCTGCGGTCAGGGCACGACGCCCGCAGGCGCCACCATCGCGCATTACAAATCCGAGGGGCTGACGCTGATCCCCGGTTCGGGGTTGCTCGCGACCGTCATCCCCGGTGCCTTCGGGGCCTTCATGCTGATGCTGCGCGACCACGGCAGCTTGCCCCTGCGCGACATCCTGGAGCCCGCGATCCATTATGCGCGCCACGGCCACCCGATGCTGCCGCGCGTGGCCAATACCATCGCGGGCCTTGCCGATTTCTTCCGCGACGAATGGCCGACCTCCTTTGAGACATGGCTGCCGGGCGGCAACGCGCCTACGGCGGGCGCGCTGTTCTGCAACCCCGATCTGGCCGACACATGGGAACGCCTGGTGACCGAGGCGGAAAAAGCCACCGGCCGCGAGGCGCAGATCGAGGCCGCGCGCCATGCCTTCTACGAAGGCTTCATCGCCGAAGCGATCGACAGCTACCTGCGCGATGCCTGCGTGATGGATGCCGCAGGTGGCCGGCGCAAGGGCGTGCTGACGGGTCAGGACATGGCCACATGGCACGCCAGCTACGAGGATCCGCTGTCGGTCGACTACCACGGCTGGACCGTCTGGAAGGGCGGGATGTGGACCCAAGGTCCGACGCTCCTGCAATCGCTCCGGATGCTCGAAGGCATCGACGTGGGCGCGATGGACCTGCGCGGGGCCGATTTCGTCCATACCGTGACCGAGACGATGAAACTCGCCTTTGCCGACCGCGAGGCCTATTACGGCGACCCCGATCACACCGATCTGCCCGTCGAAACGCTGCTCTCGCGCGACTATGCCGCCCAGCGCCGCGCGCTGATCGGCGACAGAGCCTCGCTCGAGCAGCGCCCCGGCCAGATCGCGGGGCTCGAGGCCTGGGCGCGCGCCGCCGTCGAACGGGCAGGCCGCGACATGGCCGCCGGCCCCGGTGTCGGCGGGGGCGAACCCACCATGGCGCATCTGACCGAACGGCGCGGCGATACCGTCCATCTCGACGTGATCGACCGCTGGGGCAACATGGTCTCGGCCACGCCTTCGGGCGGCTGGCTGCAATCCTCGCCCATCGTGCCGGGCCTGGGGATGCCGCTCAATTCCCGCGCCCAGATGTTCTGGCTGGACGAGGGCCTGCCGACATCGCTGGCACCTGGCCGTCGCCCCCGGACGACGCTCTCGCCCTCGATGGGTCAGGCGCCCGACGGCACGGAACTGGCCTTCGGCACGCCGGGCGGCGACCAGCAGGACCAGTGGCAGCTGATCCTGTTCCTGCGCCTCGTCCACGGGCGGATGAACCTGCAAGAAGCGATCGACGCCCCCCTCTTCCACACCGGGCATTTCCAGTCGTCCTTCTACCCGCGCGGCACGCGCCCCGGCCACCTGATGGCCGAACCCGCCTTTGGCGAGGCCGTGCTTCAGGCGCTCCGCGACAAGGGGCACGAGGTCGAGGTGTCAGAACCCTGGGCCGTGGGTCGCCTGACCGCCGCCTCCCGAGATACGGGCGGCATGCTCAGGGCGGCGGCGACCCCGCGCCTGATGCAGGCCTATGCGATCGGCCGCTGAGGGGGGGAACGGATGACCTATTCCATCGTCGCGCGTGATCCCGAAACCGGCCATCACGGTGTCGCCGTCGCCAGCCGCTTCTTCGCCGTCGGCGCGCTTGTCCCCCATCTTCGGGGCGGCAAATGCGCCGTGGCGACCCAGGCCTTCGTCTCCCCCATCTGGGGGATCGAGGCCGCCGACCGCATGGCGGCGGGCGAGGCCGGGGCCGATGTGCTGGCCGACATGGTCGCGCGCGACGGCGGGCAGCATATCCGCCAGATCCACATGATCGACGCCATGGGAAAGGTGGCCGCCCATACCGGGGCCAATTGCGTCGATTGGTGCGGCCATGTGGCGGCGGAGGGTGTCTCGGTCGCGGGCAACATGCTGGCAGGACCGCAGGTCATCGCAAAAACCCTCGCCGCCTATCAGGCGCATATGCACCTGCCGCTCGCCCAGCGCCTGATGACCGCGATGGAGGCGGGCGAGGCGGCCGGCGGCGACAAGCGCGGCACGCAATCGGCCGCCCTC contains:
- a CDS encoding ABC transporter permease, translated to MTSIATNPAGAEALPRRQSRVWRKFRSNKAAVLGGIIVGFFVLVAILAPFLPVPGPAVTDWGAVRQGPSAAHPFGTDEIGRDVMSRMIWGARASLTAGVISVAIAVLIGVPLGVISGYLRGWTDAAISRVTEALLAAPFLILAIALAAFLGPSLTNAMIAIGLSAVPIFIRLARGQTMAVMTEDYVESARAVGLSHLALITRYILPNIFPPILVQSTLTIATAIIAEASLSFLGLGQQPPAPSWGSMLNVAKNFLEQAPWMALYPGAAIFLVVLGFNLLGDGLRDALDPRDH
- a CDS encoding gamma-glutamyltransferase family protein, which encodes MTFTTRPEITGTFGVATSTHWIASAVGMKILEQGGNAFDAAAAMGFVLNVVEPHLNGPLGDMPLMIRTAGADAPRMICGQGTTPAGATIAHYKSEGLTLIPGSGLLATVIPGAFGAFMLMLRDHGSLPLRDILEPAIHYARHGHPMLPRVANTIAGLADFFRDEWPTSFETWLPGGNAPTAGALFCNPDLADTWERLVTEAEKATGREAQIEAARHAFYEGFIAEAIDSYLRDACVMDAAGGRRKGVLTGQDMATWHASYEDPLSVDYHGWTVWKGGMWTQGPTLLQSLRMLEGIDVGAMDLRGADFVHTVTETMKLAFADREAYYGDPDHTDLPVETLLSRDYAAQRRALIGDRASLEQRPGQIAGLEAWARAAVERAGRDMAAGPGVGGGEPTMAHLTERRGDTVHLDVIDRWGNMVSATPSGGWLQSSPIVPGLGMPLNSRAQMFWLDEGLPTSLAPGRRPRTTLSPSMGQAPDGTELAFGTPGGDQQDQWQLILFLRLVHGRMNLQEAIDAPLFHTGHFQSSFYPRGTRPGHLMAEPAFGEAVLQALRDKGHEVEVSEPWAVGRLTAASRDTGGMLRAAATPRLMQAYAIGR
- a CDS encoding DUF1028 domain-containing protein; the encoded protein is MTYSIVARDPETGHHGVAVASRFFAVGALVPHLRGGKCAVATQAFVSPIWGIEAADRMAAGEAGADVLADMVARDGGQHIRQIHMIDAMGKVAAHTGANCVDWCGHVAAEGVSVAGNMLAGPQVIAKTLAAYQAHMHLPLAQRLMTAMEAGEAAGGDKRGTQSAALVIHRTEDYPWLSLRADDHLDPLGELRRLFDVAHERFVHVADAMPTRTNFSGTTDRTGIDAAIAAEEAKRRAEGRVSRSFATDLGAS